One Fuerstiella marisgermanici DNA window includes the following coding sequences:
- a CDS encoding TROVE domain-containing protein, translating into MTKFGIKKTSVHDRAHAEQVAHKHVPGRAYNVGDPVTKLIHTIGGGFFNEPKYYDSNRNAADFYRELFSTGSISSTIVDEMGLTEQAREVLETATAVANGDSPEDLLVIAAWARDTKNGLKLRSTPQIMLALAAAHSQTKAFVPKYAKLIMRRADEIRQVFGAFRHLFMAAGDDQKTADAKSGRKARGHRGALPHVLRKALALSLADQRDANLLKYNGKDRPTFRDVLLMVGGSKAIGKYLEKATGEQRDNWPVSKAMFEYIVNDKYVENLPPILEARKKFFATTKASDVTLDLVKDAGLTWENVVSHLGSSKDVWELCIPVMGEMALTRNLRNFEQAKISDAAWDLIYERLLSVADTVQLPFRFFAAEREVSSTAAKTVMGKMLDRAVENVADLPGITMVLTDNSGSAVGCAISGKSRIRVSDCGNMLSAVLAKRLGRRAIVGVFGDSSMWVPFSQADSCMAIKHQIDAVALTEERSKNGALAIPEYQKGSGVGAGTETGLWFSIDDLTKRKVHVDRMIFLSDLCCYTQGDNGTAQNCGVNLEKHFGKKATMQSMVDRYRQAVNKDCFVYSVNLNGHGQSQLRPSDDRTHLLSGWSEKLLEMIRDIEAGSSDEPEKAVEVPAIEVLRSRYQQV; encoded by the coding sequence ATGACAAAGTTTGGAATCAAGAAGACTTCAGTACACGACCGAGCACATGCCGAGCAGGTTGCTCACAAGCACGTACCGGGCCGAGCCTACAATGTTGGCGACCCGGTCACCAAGCTGATTCACACAATCGGTGGTGGGTTCTTCAACGAGCCCAAGTATTACGACAGCAACCGCAACGCTGCCGACTTTTACCGTGAACTGTTCTCCACCGGTTCTATCTCTTCAACCATTGTCGATGAGATGGGACTGACGGAGCAGGCACGGGAAGTCTTGGAGACTGCTACGGCTGTTGCGAACGGTGATTCACCAGAAGACCTGTTGGTGATCGCTGCATGGGCTCGTGACACAAAGAACGGCCTGAAGCTGCGAAGCACTCCGCAGATCATGCTGGCCCTTGCTGCTGCACATTCGCAAACGAAAGCGTTCGTGCCAAAGTATGCCAAGTTGATCATGCGACGAGCCGATGAAATCCGTCAGGTGTTCGGAGCATTCCGTCACTTGTTCATGGCTGCGGGCGATGACCAGAAGACTGCTGATGCGAAGTCTGGTCGGAAGGCTCGTGGGCATCGTGGAGCGTTGCCACATGTGCTGCGTAAGGCGCTGGCTTTGTCACTGGCAGATCAGCGTGATGCAAACTTATTGAAGTACAACGGCAAGGATCGTCCGACGTTCCGTGACGTTCTTCTGATGGTTGGTGGTTCAAAGGCCATCGGCAAGTATCTGGAGAAGGCAACGGGCGAGCAGCGAGACAACTGGCCTGTCAGCAAAGCGATGTTTGAGTACATCGTGAACGATAAGTACGTTGAAAACCTGCCGCCAATTCTTGAGGCACGGAAGAAGTTCTTCGCTACAACGAAAGCTTCTGATGTGACGCTGGATTTGGTGAAGGACGCTGGCCTGACATGGGAAAACGTCGTTTCGCACTTGGGAAGTTCTAAGGATGTTTGGGAGTTATGTATTCCAGTCATGGGAGAGATGGCTCTCACTCGCAACCTGCGTAACTTTGAGCAAGCGAAGATTTCAGATGCCGCATGGGATCTGATCTATGAGCGGCTGCTCTCGGTTGCCGATACGGTGCAGTTACCATTCCGATTCTTTGCTGCTGAACGAGAAGTCTCGTCAACGGCGGCAAAGACCGTGATGGGTAAGATGCTGGATCGTGCTGTCGAGAATGTTGCGGATCTACCGGGCATCACGATGGTTCTGACCGACAACAGCGGAAGTGCTGTTGGTTGTGCGATCAGTGGTAAGTCTCGAATCCGAGTTTCCGATTGCGGCAATATGCTGTCGGCGGTCTTGGCAAAGCGTCTTGGCCGTCGAGCAATTGTTGGAGTATTCGGTGACAGCAGCATGTGGGTTCCGTTCTCACAGGCTGATAGCTGCATGGCAATCAAGCATCAGATCGATGCGGTGGCTCTTACAGAAGAGCGAAGCAAAAATGGTGCGTTGGCGATCCCTGAATACCAAAAGGGATCGGGAGTCGGCGCTGGAACGGAAACGGGATTGTGGTTCTCAATTGATGACCTCACAAAACGGAAGGTTCATGTGGATCGCATGATCTTCCTGTCTGACCTGTGTTGTTACACGCAAGGCGACAACGGCACGGCACAGAACTGTGGAGTCAACTTGGAGAAGCACTTCGGCAAGAAGGCGACAATGCAGTCGATGGTCGATCGTTATCGTCAGGCTGTCAATAAGGACTGTTTCGTGTATTCGGTAAACCTGAACGGACACGGGCAGAGCCAGTTGCGACCGAGTGATGATCGGACTCATCTGTTGTCAGGATGGTCGGAGAAGCTGCTCGAGATGATTCGAGACATCGAAGCTGGAAGCAGCGACGAACCTGAGAAGGCCGTCGAGGTCCCTGCCATCGAAGTCTTGCGGTCACGTTATCAGCAGGTCTGA
- a CDS encoding GNAT family N-acetyltransferase, translating into MNATATIRHETDEDQQDIWNVNQAAFNGVDEANLVYALRDGGFVEVSLVAECDQQIVGHILFSRVTINTNTGPVNALSLAPMAVAPEHQRQAIGTKLVEAGLDACRKLGHKIVVVLGHTEFYPRFGFSAELAQPLASPFGGGEAWMALELVPGALEGVIGSVKYSPPFGAFG; encoded by the coding sequence ATGAACGCCACAGCGACAATCCGACATGAGACTGACGAAGACCAGCAGGACATCTGGAACGTCAATCAAGCGGCATTTAATGGCGTCGATGAAGCCAACCTCGTCTATGCACTACGAGATGGTGGCTTCGTGGAGGTTTCGCTTGTGGCTGAGTGCGATCAGCAGATCGTCGGGCACATTCTGTTCAGCAGAGTAACCATCAATACAAATACGGGGCCGGTGAATGCCCTGTCGCTCGCCCCAATGGCCGTGGCACCCGAGCACCAGCGGCAAGCGATCGGTACAAAGCTCGTAGAAGCTGGATTGGATGCCTGCCGGAAATTGGGCCACAAGATCGTTGTCGTGCTTGGCCATACCGAGTTCTATCCACGATTCGGATTCAGTGCCGAACTGGCCCAGCCCTTGGCGTCCCCATTTGGCGGCGGGGAAGCATGGATGGCGTTGGAACTTGTTCCCGGTGCGTTGGAAGGCGTGATCGGCTCGGTCAAGTATTCTCCGCCATTCGGAGCGTTTGGGTAG
- a CDS encoding metallophosphoesterase, translated as MTRTIAIGDIHGCSIALAALMEAIDPKPNDTIIPLGDYVDRGIDSKGVLDQLIQLSERCKLVPILGNHDQMMLHARDGESDFQFWLNCGGDSALDSYGSTGQLDLIPRKHTRFLESCHSYFETETHIFLHANYTPDLSLHDHDDHTIRWLSLRDYVPQRIHSSGKIAVVGHTPHDEIFDLGHLVCIDTGVCNGGWLTALDVESGEIWQVNEWGEFRKEQTENS; from the coding sequence GTGACACGAACCATTGCCATCGGAGATATCCACGGTTGCTCCATTGCATTGGCGGCACTCATGGAAGCCATCGATCCCAAGCCAAACGATACGATTATTCCGCTTGGCGATTATGTTGATCGAGGAATCGACTCAAAGGGTGTCCTCGACCAACTGATCCAACTCAGCGAGCGTTGCAAGCTGGTCCCAATTCTTGGTAATCATGACCAGATGATGCTTCATGCCCGTGACGGCGAATCAGACTTTCAGTTCTGGCTCAACTGTGGCGGCGACTCGGCACTGGATTCCTACGGTTCGACCGGGCAGCTTGATCTCATCCCAAGAAAACACACTCGGTTTCTGGAGTCCTGTCATTCGTACTTCGAGACTGAAACTCACATTTTTCTTCACGCCAACTATACGCCTGACCTTTCACTCCACGACCACGATGACCACACAATCCGCTGGCTTTCACTGAGAGACTATGTGCCGCAGAGAATCCATAGCTCTGGGAAGATTGCCGTCGTCGGGCATACGCCCCACGATGAGATATTTGACTTGGGCCACTTAGTTTGCATTGACACGGGTGTCTGCAACGGCGGCTGGCTCACCGCTCTGGATGTTGAATCCGGTGAGATTTGGCAGGTAAACGAATGGGGCGAATTTAGAAAAGAGCAAACGGAGAACTCATGA
- a CDS encoding suppressor of fused domain protein: protein MLSPHEKHEALTAVRTKAYEEFFGGLPSVTFSPDTLFKKPDERFLIDIFVYTLEADSGDIEVTVTNGMSDQRMVDAAETHCWSRRELIQYFPKCTEGHARRLHNMAWLPLFDGFLLNAHHSITWEHPAVSGTPWKNAFFLTPLIKPHREEVCEVEGDSLSFLWHVPISDEEMAYRRDHGADALIDRMEAVELPWIFDEDNRPDLLGN, encoded by the coding sequence ATGCTGAGTCCCCACGAAAAGCACGAGGCCCTGACGGCGGTGCGGACCAAAGCCTATGAAGAATTTTTCGGCGGCCTACCTTCAGTCACCTTTTCCCCCGATACCCTGTTTAAGAAACCCGACGAACGGTTTCTGATCGATATTTTCGTGTACACATTGGAAGCCGACTCCGGCGACATCGAAGTCACCGTAACCAATGGTATGTCAGACCAGCGGATGGTCGATGCTGCCGAAACACATTGCTGGTCCCGGCGAGAGCTAATTCAATATTTCCCGAAATGCACCGAGGGCCATGCCCGCCGCTTGCACAATATGGCTTGGTTGCCACTCTTTGACGGTTTCCTGCTTAATGCTCACCATTCGATCACATGGGAGCATCCCGCTGTTTCGGGAACGCCTTGGAAGAATGCGTTCTTCTTGACTCCGCTCATAAAGCCACACAGAGAAGAGGTCTGCGAAGTCGAGGGCGACTCGTTGTCGTTCCTTTGGCACGTTCCAATTTCGGATGAGGAAATGGCCTACAGAAGAGATCACGGCGCAGATGCTTTAATTGATCGAATGGAGGCCGTGGAGTTGCCGTGGATTTTTGACGAGGACAACCGACCGGACCTGTTAGGGAATTAG